From Cyclopterus lumpus isolate fCycLum1 chromosome 4, fCycLum1.pri, whole genome shotgun sequence, a single genomic window includes:
- the fstl3 gene encoding follistatin-related protein 3 has translation MICFIPVFGVILTLHQIGKNPASAGMCWLQQSQDQRCDMVLMRGVTREECCAGGRLDTAWSNSSLPMNEVSLLGFLGIVSCKRCKDTCEGVRCSPGKVCKMKAGRPQCVCSPDCSHITRKHAVCGSDGRSYKDECSLLTARCMGHPDLEVMYQGDCKKSCSNVVCPGTHTCVTDQTNSAHCVMCRTTPCPIPMPSEQALCGNDSVTYPSACHLRRATCFLGRSIGVRHFGHCNSPPRKAQDFEGSEENAV, from the exons ATGATCTGTTTCATTCCTGTTTTTGGGGTGATTCTCACTTTGCATCAGATCGGGAAGAATCCTGCCAGCG CTGGGATGTGCTGGCTGCAGCAGAGTCAGGACCAAAGGTGCGACATGGTGCTGATGAGAGGGGTGACCCGGGAGGAGTGCTGTGCCGGCGGCCGCCTGGACACAGCGTGGTCCAACAGCAGCCTGCCCATGAATGAGGTCAGCCTGCTGGGCTTCCTGGGAATCGTCTCCTGTAAACGCTGCAAAG ACACTTGCGAGGGAGTGAGGTGCAGCCCTGGGAAGGTTTGTAAAATGAAGGCGGGGAGGCCCCAGTGCGTGTGCTCTCCGGACTGCTCTCACATTACCCGGAAGCACGCTGTGTGCGGCAGCGACGGGAGGTCGTACAAGGACGAGTGTTCCCTGCTGACGGCCCGCTGCATGGGGCACCCGGACCTGGAGGTCATGTACCAAGGAGACTGCAAAA AGTCCTGCTCCAACGTGGTGTGTCCCGGTACGCACACCTGCGTGACCGACCAGACCAACAGCGCTCACTGCGTCATGTGCCGCACGACTCCGTGCCCGATCCCCATGCCGTCCGAGCAGGCGCTGTGCGGCAACGACAGCGTCACCTACCCGAGCGCCTGCCACCTGCGCCGGGCCACCTGCTTCCTGGGCCGCTCCATAGGAGTCCGCCACTTCGGCCACTGCAACA GTCCCCCTCGGAAAGCTCAAGACTTCGAAGGCAGCGAGGAGAACGCGGTCTAG